From the Thermoplasmatales archaeon genome, the window TTTTTCTTTTGTTCTACGGACCCCTTCCAAAAAATTAGATTTATATATATCTTAAAAATAATCCAAGTATGACAAAAAAGAATAATGGTAAAGATTTCATAATATTCATTTTACTCATAGCACTTTTTTCATCAATTTTATTCTTTCTGCTTGGCAACTTGAAGCAATTTATAGCAGGAATTATTTTTATAACATCAATACTTGCATCGCTCTTCTTTTGGAGGTTTAGAGTTGGAATAGTTGCAATTGGTTTAACCCTACTTATTTTAACAGGAACAATAGATATGGAAACATCTCTAAAATTCATGAATTTTGATGTAATAATATTCCTGATTGGAATGATGATTCTTGTTGCAATGTTAAGAGATGTTGGATTTTTTTCTTGGATTGGAATAAGATTGAGTAAGTTTGCAAAATTTAATGCAAAAAATCTCTTTGTTATAATTCTTTTCCTTTCAGCAGTTATGGCAGCTCTTGTAGGTGAGGTTGCATCAATTCTTTTTATTTCAACCTTAATAATATCAATATGCGATCAATATAAAGTTAATTCAGTTAAATATATCATATCAGCAGTTTTTGCAACAAATATAGGGAGTTCTTGGACTGTTCTTGGGAATCCAATAGGAATAATAATTGCAATGAGAGCGGGTTTAACTTTTGAAGATTTTATCAGATGGGCTTTTCCAGTTGGGCTTGCTTCGCTTTTGATCTTGATTCTCCTTATGCTTTTAATTTTCAGAAACGATATAAAAAATTTTCAGCAAAACATAAATAAAAAAATAAAATCAGAAAATTCAAAATCTGTTGATGAAATTATTGAAACAGTTGATAAAACAATAGATAAGAAAGCCCTTAAAATAGGCGTTATAATCTTCTTTTCCATTATTTTCCTTATTTCAATCCACGCAAGAGTAGAAAATTTCCTCAACTTAGAAAAAAACACATTCCTCATAATTGCCCCGATTGCGGGCGCCGGCGTCGCAATGACATGGCGCAGGGAAAAGGCGCAAAAATATGTTGAAAGGGTGGATTGGTGGAATCTCGTTTTCTTCATTTTTCTTTTTTCCATAGCGGGTTGCATATCATATGTAGGGCTATCTGATAGAATAGCTAATTCAATTGCAAATTATTCAAAATCCCTTCCACTGATAATAATATTAATATTTTTAATTAGTGCATTTGCCTCTTCAATGATAGAT encodes:
- a CDS encoding anion permease, which encodes MTKKNNGKDFIIFILLIALFSSILFFLLGNLKQFIAGIIFITSILASLFFWRFRVGIVAIGLTLLILTGTIDMETSLKFMNFDVIIFLIGMMILVAMLRDVGFFSWIGIRLSKFAKFNAKNLFVIILFLSAVMAALVGEVASILFISTLIISICDQYKVNSVKYIISAVFATNIGSSWTVLGNPIGIIIAMRAGLTFEDFIRWAFPVGLASLLILILLMLLIFRNDIKNFQQNINKKIKSENSKSVDEIIETVDKTIDKKALKIGVIIFFSIIFLISIHARVENFLNLEKNTFLIIAPIAGAGVAMTWRREKAQKYVERVDWWNLVFFIFLFSIAGCISYVGLSDRIANSIANYSKSLPLIIILIFLISAFASSMIDNVVLVTSFIPIISSLANSGINVFPLWWALLFGGCYGGNITQIGSTANIVAIGVLEKRKHYYIKPKEWIPIGLVAGIIPAIIGLIFLLVQI